In Oenanthe melanoleuca isolate GR-GAL-2019-014 chromosome 17, OMel1.0, whole genome shotgun sequence, one genomic interval encodes:
- the NR6A1 gene encoding nuclear receptor subfamily 6 group A member 1 isoform X2, translating to MELEPPAELPEPRAASKGPPHSATDVEQMSSSSPVLPMNSMGNERVDQRTCLICGDRATGLHYGIISCEGCKGFFKRSICNKRVYRCSRDKNCVMSRKQRNRCQYCRLLKCLQMGMNRKAIREDGMPGGRNKSIGPVQISEEEIERIMSGQEFEGEANMSWSNNGDSDHSSPGNGVSESNQPSPVSTPSSRSVELNGFAALRDQYLGTPVSTHYQYLPHLFSYSAHSALLAPPPRSLEPQSHGLVSQLLCAEDLQPLGTPMLIEDGYKVTQAELFALLCRLADELLFRQIAWIKKLPFFCELSIKDYTCLLSSTWQELILLSSLTVYSKQIFGDLADVTSKYSPSDDELHRFSEEGMEVMERLIYLFRKFNQLKVSNEEYACMKAINFLNQDIRGLTNASQLEQLNKRYWYVCQDFTEYKYPHQPNRFPDLMMCLPEIRYIAGKMVNVPLEQLPLLFKAVLHSCKTSVSKE from the exons ATGAGCGGGTGGATCAGCGAACCTGCCTGATCTGCGGGGACAGAGCCACGGGGCTGCACTATGGCATCATCTCCTGCGAGGGCTGCAAGGGCTTCTTCAAGAGGAGCATCTGCAACAAGCGCGTGTACCGCTGCAGCCGCGACAAGAACTGCGTCATGTCCCGCAAGCAGCGCAACCGCTGCCAGTACTGCCGGCTGCTCAAGTGCCTGCAGATGGGCATGAACCGCAAAG CAATCAGGGAGGATGGCATGCCAGGgggcagaaataaaagcatcGGACCTGTCCAG ATATCAGAGGAAGAGATTGAAAGAATTATGTCTGGGCAAGAATTTGAGGGAGAGGCAAACATGTCATGGAGCAACAATGGAGACAGTGACCACAGTTCCCCTGGAAATGGAGTTTCTGAAAGCAACCAGCCTTCACCTGTTTCTACTCCATCTTCAAG GTCGGTGGAGCTGAACGGGTTCGCTGCACTCAGGGATCAGTACCTGGGCACGCCGGTGTCCACGCACTACCAGTACCTGCCGCACCTTTTTAGCTACTCGGCGCACTCGGCGCTGCtggcgccgccgccgcgcagCCTGGAGCCGCAGTCGCACGGGCTGGtcagccagctgctgtgtgccGAGGACCTGCAGCCCCTCGGCACCCCCATGCTCATCGAGGACGG GTATAAAGTGACTCAGGCAGAGCTGTTTGCGTTGCTGTGTCGTCTGGCGGATGAATTGCTTTTCAGGCAGATTGCTTGGATCAAGAAGCTGCCGTTCTTCTGCGAACTCTCCATCAAGGACTATACCTGCCTGCTCAGCTCCACGTggcaggagctgatcctgctctCCTCGCTGACTGTTTACAGCAAGCAGATCTTTGGTGACCTTGCAGATGTTACCTCCAAGTACTCTCCCTCTGATGATGAGCTGCACAG GTTCAGTGAAGAGGGGATGGAGGTGATGGAGCGGCTGATCTACCTCTTTCGCAAATTCAACCAGCTGAAGGTCAGCAACGAGGAGTACGCGTGCATGAAAGCCATCAACTTCCTAAACCAAG ATATCAGGGGTCTGACCAACGCCTcgcagctggagcagctgaacaAGCGGTACTGGTACGTGTGCCAGGACTTCACAGAGTACAAATACCCCCACCAGCCAAACCGCTTCCCAGACTTAATGATGTGTCTGCCAGAGATTCGCTATATTGCAG GAAAAATGGTGAATGtccccctggagcagctgcctctcCTGTTTAAGGCCGTTCTACATTCCTGCAAGACGAGTGTGAGCAAGGAGTGA
- the NR6A1 gene encoding nuclear receptor subfamily 6 group A member 1 isoform X4 → MKRDSTCMEDERVDQRTCLICGDRATGLHYGIISCEGCKGFFKRSICNKRVYRCSRDKNCVMSRKQRNRCQYCRLLKCLQMGMNRKAIREDGMPGGRNKSIGPVQISEEEIERIMSGQEFEGEANMSWSNNGDSDHSSPGNGVSESNQPSPVSTPSSSRSVELNGFAALRDQYLGTPVSTHYQYLPHLFSYSAHSALLAPPPRSLEPQSHGLVSQLLCAEDLQPLGTPMLIEDGYKVTQAELFALLCRLADELLFRQIAWIKKLPFFCELSIKDYTCLLSSTWQELILLSSLTVYSKQIFGDLADVTSKYSPSDDELHRFSEEGMEVMERLIYLFRKFNQLKVSNEEYACMKAINFLNQDIRGLTNASQLEQLNKRYWYVCQDFTEYKYPHQPNRFPDLMMCLPEIRYIAGKMVNVPLEQLPLLFKAVLHSCKTSVSKE, encoded by the exons ATGAAGCGGGACTCGACCTGCATGGAag ATGAGCGGGTGGATCAGCGAACCTGCCTGATCTGCGGGGACAGAGCCACGGGGCTGCACTATGGCATCATCTCCTGCGAGGGCTGCAAGGGCTTCTTCAAGAGGAGCATCTGCAACAAGCGCGTGTACCGCTGCAGCCGCGACAAGAACTGCGTCATGTCCCGCAAGCAGCGCAACCGCTGCCAGTACTGCCGGCTGCTCAAGTGCCTGCAGATGGGCATGAACCGCAAAG CAATCAGGGAGGATGGCATGCCAGGgggcagaaataaaagcatcGGACCTGTCCAG ATATCAGAGGAAGAGATTGAAAGAATTATGTCTGGGCAAGAATTTGAGGGAGAGGCAAACATGTCATGGAGCAACAATGGAGACAGTGACCACAGTTCCCCTGGAAATGGAGTTTCTGAAAGCAACCAGCCTTCACCTGTTTCTACTCCATCTTCAAG taGGTCGGTGGAGCTGAACGGGTTCGCTGCACTCAGGGATCAGTACCTGGGCACGCCGGTGTCCACGCACTACCAGTACCTGCCGCACCTTTTTAGCTACTCGGCGCACTCGGCGCTGCtggcgccgccgccgcgcagCCTGGAGCCGCAGTCGCACGGGCTGGtcagccagctgctgtgtgccGAGGACCTGCAGCCCCTCGGCACCCCCATGCTCATCGAGGACGG GTATAAAGTGACTCAGGCAGAGCTGTTTGCGTTGCTGTGTCGTCTGGCGGATGAATTGCTTTTCAGGCAGATTGCTTGGATCAAGAAGCTGCCGTTCTTCTGCGAACTCTCCATCAAGGACTATACCTGCCTGCTCAGCTCCACGTggcaggagctgatcctgctctCCTCGCTGACTGTTTACAGCAAGCAGATCTTTGGTGACCTTGCAGATGTTACCTCCAAGTACTCTCCCTCTGATGATGAGCTGCACAG GTTCAGTGAAGAGGGGATGGAGGTGATGGAGCGGCTGATCTACCTCTTTCGCAAATTCAACCAGCTGAAGGTCAGCAACGAGGAGTACGCGTGCATGAAAGCCATCAACTTCCTAAACCAAG ATATCAGGGGTCTGACCAACGCCTcgcagctggagcagctgaacaAGCGGTACTGGTACGTGTGCCAGGACTTCACAGAGTACAAATACCCCCACCAGCCAAACCGCTTCCCAGACTTAATGATGTGTCTGCCAGAGATTCGCTATATTGCAG GAAAAATGGTGAATGtccccctggagcagctgcctctcCTGTTTAAGGCCGTTCTACATTCCTGCAAGACGAGTGTGAGCAAGGAGTGA
- the NR6A1 gene encoding nuclear receptor subfamily 6 group A member 1 isoform X1, giving the protein MELEPPAELPEPRAASKGPPHSATDVEQMSSSSPVLPMNSMGNERVDQRTCLICGDRATGLHYGIISCEGCKGFFKRSICNKRVYRCSRDKNCVMSRKQRNRCQYCRLLKCLQMGMNRKAIREDGMPGGRNKSIGPVQISEEEIERIMSGQEFEGEANMSWSNNGDSDHSSPGNGVSESNQPSPVSTPSSSRSVELNGFAALRDQYLGTPVSTHYQYLPHLFSYSAHSALLAPPPRSLEPQSHGLVSQLLCAEDLQPLGTPMLIEDGYKVTQAELFALLCRLADELLFRQIAWIKKLPFFCELSIKDYTCLLSSTWQELILLSSLTVYSKQIFGDLADVTSKYSPSDDELHRFSEEGMEVMERLIYLFRKFNQLKVSNEEYACMKAINFLNQDIRGLTNASQLEQLNKRYWYVCQDFTEYKYPHQPNRFPDLMMCLPEIRYIAGKMVNVPLEQLPLLFKAVLHSCKTSVSKE; this is encoded by the exons ATGAGCGGGTGGATCAGCGAACCTGCCTGATCTGCGGGGACAGAGCCACGGGGCTGCACTATGGCATCATCTCCTGCGAGGGCTGCAAGGGCTTCTTCAAGAGGAGCATCTGCAACAAGCGCGTGTACCGCTGCAGCCGCGACAAGAACTGCGTCATGTCCCGCAAGCAGCGCAACCGCTGCCAGTACTGCCGGCTGCTCAAGTGCCTGCAGATGGGCATGAACCGCAAAG CAATCAGGGAGGATGGCATGCCAGGgggcagaaataaaagcatcGGACCTGTCCAG ATATCAGAGGAAGAGATTGAAAGAATTATGTCTGGGCAAGAATTTGAGGGAGAGGCAAACATGTCATGGAGCAACAATGGAGACAGTGACCACAGTTCCCCTGGAAATGGAGTTTCTGAAAGCAACCAGCCTTCACCTGTTTCTACTCCATCTTCAAG taGGTCGGTGGAGCTGAACGGGTTCGCTGCACTCAGGGATCAGTACCTGGGCACGCCGGTGTCCACGCACTACCAGTACCTGCCGCACCTTTTTAGCTACTCGGCGCACTCGGCGCTGCtggcgccgccgccgcgcagCCTGGAGCCGCAGTCGCACGGGCTGGtcagccagctgctgtgtgccGAGGACCTGCAGCCCCTCGGCACCCCCATGCTCATCGAGGACGG GTATAAAGTGACTCAGGCAGAGCTGTTTGCGTTGCTGTGTCGTCTGGCGGATGAATTGCTTTTCAGGCAGATTGCTTGGATCAAGAAGCTGCCGTTCTTCTGCGAACTCTCCATCAAGGACTATACCTGCCTGCTCAGCTCCACGTggcaggagctgatcctgctctCCTCGCTGACTGTTTACAGCAAGCAGATCTTTGGTGACCTTGCAGATGTTACCTCCAAGTACTCTCCCTCTGATGATGAGCTGCACAG GTTCAGTGAAGAGGGGATGGAGGTGATGGAGCGGCTGATCTACCTCTTTCGCAAATTCAACCAGCTGAAGGTCAGCAACGAGGAGTACGCGTGCATGAAAGCCATCAACTTCCTAAACCAAG ATATCAGGGGTCTGACCAACGCCTcgcagctggagcagctgaacaAGCGGTACTGGTACGTGTGCCAGGACTTCACAGAGTACAAATACCCCCACCAGCCAAACCGCTTCCCAGACTTAATGATGTGTCTGCCAGAGATTCGCTATATTGCAG GAAAAATGGTGAATGtccccctggagcagctgcctctcCTGTTTAAGGCCGTTCTACATTCCTGCAAGACGAGTGTGAGCAAGGAGTGA
- the NR6A1 gene encoding nuclear receptor subfamily 6 group A member 1 isoform X5, which produces MKRDSTCMEDERVDQRTCLICGDRATGLHYGIISCEGCKGFFKRSICNKRVYRCSRDKNCVMSRKQRNRCQYCRLLKCLQMGMNRKAIREDGMPGGRNKSIGPVQISEEEIERIMSGQEFEGEANMSWSNNGDSDHSSPGNGVSESNQPSPVSTPSSRSVELNGFAALRDQYLGTPVSTHYQYLPHLFSYSAHSALLAPPPRSLEPQSHGLVSQLLCAEDLQPLGTPMLIEDGYKVTQAELFALLCRLADELLFRQIAWIKKLPFFCELSIKDYTCLLSSTWQELILLSSLTVYSKQIFGDLADVTSKYSPSDDELHRFSEEGMEVMERLIYLFRKFNQLKVSNEEYACMKAINFLNQDIRGLTNASQLEQLNKRYWYVCQDFTEYKYPHQPNRFPDLMMCLPEIRYIAGKMVNVPLEQLPLLFKAVLHSCKTSVSKE; this is translated from the exons ATGAAGCGGGACTCGACCTGCATGGAag ATGAGCGGGTGGATCAGCGAACCTGCCTGATCTGCGGGGACAGAGCCACGGGGCTGCACTATGGCATCATCTCCTGCGAGGGCTGCAAGGGCTTCTTCAAGAGGAGCATCTGCAACAAGCGCGTGTACCGCTGCAGCCGCGACAAGAACTGCGTCATGTCCCGCAAGCAGCGCAACCGCTGCCAGTACTGCCGGCTGCTCAAGTGCCTGCAGATGGGCATGAACCGCAAAG CAATCAGGGAGGATGGCATGCCAGGgggcagaaataaaagcatcGGACCTGTCCAG ATATCAGAGGAAGAGATTGAAAGAATTATGTCTGGGCAAGAATTTGAGGGAGAGGCAAACATGTCATGGAGCAACAATGGAGACAGTGACCACAGTTCCCCTGGAAATGGAGTTTCTGAAAGCAACCAGCCTTCACCTGTTTCTACTCCATCTTCAAG GTCGGTGGAGCTGAACGGGTTCGCTGCACTCAGGGATCAGTACCTGGGCACGCCGGTGTCCACGCACTACCAGTACCTGCCGCACCTTTTTAGCTACTCGGCGCACTCGGCGCTGCtggcgccgccgccgcgcagCCTGGAGCCGCAGTCGCACGGGCTGGtcagccagctgctgtgtgccGAGGACCTGCAGCCCCTCGGCACCCCCATGCTCATCGAGGACGG GTATAAAGTGACTCAGGCAGAGCTGTTTGCGTTGCTGTGTCGTCTGGCGGATGAATTGCTTTTCAGGCAGATTGCTTGGATCAAGAAGCTGCCGTTCTTCTGCGAACTCTCCATCAAGGACTATACCTGCCTGCTCAGCTCCACGTggcaggagctgatcctgctctCCTCGCTGACTGTTTACAGCAAGCAGATCTTTGGTGACCTTGCAGATGTTACCTCCAAGTACTCTCCCTCTGATGATGAGCTGCACAG GTTCAGTGAAGAGGGGATGGAGGTGATGGAGCGGCTGATCTACCTCTTTCGCAAATTCAACCAGCTGAAGGTCAGCAACGAGGAGTACGCGTGCATGAAAGCCATCAACTTCCTAAACCAAG ATATCAGGGGTCTGACCAACGCCTcgcagctggagcagctgaacaAGCGGTACTGGTACGTGTGCCAGGACTTCACAGAGTACAAATACCCCCACCAGCCAAACCGCTTCCCAGACTTAATGATGTGTCTGCCAGAGATTCGCTATATTGCAG GAAAAATGGTGAATGtccccctggagcagctgcctctcCTGTTTAAGGCCGTTCTACATTCCTGCAAGACGAGTGTGAGCAAGGAGTGA
- the NR6A1 gene encoding nuclear receptor subfamily 6 group A member 1 isoform X3 — MELEPPAELPEPRAASKGPPHSDERVDQRTCLICGDRATGLHYGIISCEGCKGFFKRSICNKRVYRCSRDKNCVMSRKQRNRCQYCRLLKCLQMGMNRKAIREDGMPGGRNKSIGPVQISEEEIERIMSGQEFEGEANMSWSNNGDSDHSSPGNGVSESNQPSPVSTPSSSRSVELNGFAALRDQYLGTPVSTHYQYLPHLFSYSAHSALLAPPPRSLEPQSHGLVSQLLCAEDLQPLGTPMLIEDGYKVTQAELFALLCRLADELLFRQIAWIKKLPFFCELSIKDYTCLLSSTWQELILLSSLTVYSKQIFGDLADVTSKYSPSDDELHRFSEEGMEVMERLIYLFRKFNQLKVSNEEYACMKAINFLNQDIRGLTNASQLEQLNKRYWYVCQDFTEYKYPHQPNRFPDLMMCLPEIRYIAGKMVNVPLEQLPLLFKAVLHSCKTSVSKE, encoded by the exons ATGAGCGGGTGGATCAGCGAACCTGCCTGATCTGCGGGGACAGAGCCACGGGGCTGCACTATGGCATCATCTCCTGCGAGGGCTGCAAGGGCTTCTTCAAGAGGAGCATCTGCAACAAGCGCGTGTACCGCTGCAGCCGCGACAAGAACTGCGTCATGTCCCGCAAGCAGCGCAACCGCTGCCAGTACTGCCGGCTGCTCAAGTGCCTGCAGATGGGCATGAACCGCAAAG CAATCAGGGAGGATGGCATGCCAGGgggcagaaataaaagcatcGGACCTGTCCAG ATATCAGAGGAAGAGATTGAAAGAATTATGTCTGGGCAAGAATTTGAGGGAGAGGCAAACATGTCATGGAGCAACAATGGAGACAGTGACCACAGTTCCCCTGGAAATGGAGTTTCTGAAAGCAACCAGCCTTCACCTGTTTCTACTCCATCTTCAAG taGGTCGGTGGAGCTGAACGGGTTCGCTGCACTCAGGGATCAGTACCTGGGCACGCCGGTGTCCACGCACTACCAGTACCTGCCGCACCTTTTTAGCTACTCGGCGCACTCGGCGCTGCtggcgccgccgccgcgcagCCTGGAGCCGCAGTCGCACGGGCTGGtcagccagctgctgtgtgccGAGGACCTGCAGCCCCTCGGCACCCCCATGCTCATCGAGGACGG GTATAAAGTGACTCAGGCAGAGCTGTTTGCGTTGCTGTGTCGTCTGGCGGATGAATTGCTTTTCAGGCAGATTGCTTGGATCAAGAAGCTGCCGTTCTTCTGCGAACTCTCCATCAAGGACTATACCTGCCTGCTCAGCTCCACGTggcaggagctgatcctgctctCCTCGCTGACTGTTTACAGCAAGCAGATCTTTGGTGACCTTGCAGATGTTACCTCCAAGTACTCTCCCTCTGATGATGAGCTGCACAG GTTCAGTGAAGAGGGGATGGAGGTGATGGAGCGGCTGATCTACCTCTTTCGCAAATTCAACCAGCTGAAGGTCAGCAACGAGGAGTACGCGTGCATGAAAGCCATCAACTTCCTAAACCAAG ATATCAGGGGTCTGACCAACGCCTcgcagctggagcagctgaacaAGCGGTACTGGTACGTGTGCCAGGACTTCACAGAGTACAAATACCCCCACCAGCCAAACCGCTTCCCAGACTTAATGATGTGTCTGCCAGAGATTCGCTATATTGCAG GAAAAATGGTGAATGtccccctggagcagctgcctctcCTGTTTAAGGCCGTTCTACATTCCTGCAAGACGAGTGTGAGCAAGGAGTGA